A genomic segment from Bradyrhizobium diazoefficiens USDA 110 encodes:
- a CDS encoding serine hydrolase domain-containing protein → MLAPTPASPESVGMSKAALDRVDAHLKNRYIDAGRFPGTQLLVYRRGKIAHSSVQGLADVARKVPVKDDTIYRIYSMTKPLTSVAFMMLVEEGLVAIDEPVAKYIPEWKDLGVFVAGTAPAFLTRPPSRPMLIVDLLRHTSGLTYGFQQRSNVDAAYRAEKIGEVEKSGTLQTMIEALAKIPLEFSPGEAWNYSVATDVLGYLVGKISGMPFEQFLKARILDPLGMTDTDFHVPASKAHRFAACYSADPGGGMTFHAGQRREGLTLQDDPATSSFLSPPSFISGGGGLCSTAADYLTFCRALLNGGELGGVRLIGPKTLALMTTNHIPGGRFLPEVSRSLFSEATYNGIGFGLGFAVTMRPAETLIAGSPGEYNWGGAATTSFWIDPAEELITIFMTQVLPSSAYPLRRELRSMVYAAITESNL, encoded by the coding sequence ATGCTCGCCCCCACCCCCGCCTCGCCCGAATCCGTCGGCATGTCCAAGGCCGCGCTCGACCGCGTCGATGCGCACCTGAAGAACCGGTACATCGACGCCGGCCGCTTCCCGGGCACCCAGCTTCTGGTTTACCGCCGCGGCAAGATCGCGCACAGCTCGGTCCAGGGCCTGGCCGATGTCGCGCGCAAGGTGCCGGTCAAAGACGACACCATCTACCGCATCTATTCCATGACCAAGCCGCTCACCAGCGTCGCTTTCATGATGCTGGTCGAGGAAGGCCTCGTCGCGATCGACGAGCCCGTCGCCAAGTACATTCCGGAATGGAAGGATCTCGGCGTGTTCGTCGCCGGCACCGCGCCGGCCTTCCTGACCCGGCCGCCGTCCCGGCCGATGCTGATCGTCGACCTGCTGCGCCACACCTCCGGGCTGACTTACGGCTTCCAGCAGCGCTCCAATGTCGATGCCGCCTATCGCGCCGAGAAGATCGGCGAGGTCGAGAAGTCGGGCACGCTCCAAACCATGATCGAGGCGCTCGCGAAGATCCCGCTGGAGTTCTCGCCGGGCGAGGCCTGGAACTACTCGGTCGCGACCGACGTGCTCGGCTACCTCGTCGGCAAGATTTCCGGCATGCCGTTCGAGCAGTTCCTCAAAGCACGCATTCTCGATCCGCTCGGCATGACCGACACCGATTTCCACGTGCCGGCCTCGAAGGCCCATCGCTTCGCTGCCTGCTATTCGGCGGACCCGGGCGGCGGCATGACCTTCCATGCCGGCCAGCGCCGCGAGGGCCTGACGCTCCAGGACGATCCGGCGACGAGCTCGTTCCTGTCCCCGCCCTCCTTCATATCCGGCGGCGGCGGCCTGTGCTCGACGGCCGCGGACTATCTCACCTTCTGCCGCGCGCTGCTCAACGGCGGCGAGCTCGGCGGCGTCAGGCTGATCGGGCCGAAGACGCTGGCACTGATGACGACCAACCACATTCCGGGCGGCCGCTTCCTCCCCGAGGTATCGCGCTCGCTGTTCTCGGAAGCCACCTATAACGGCATCGGCTTCGGCCTCGGCTTTGCCGTGACGATGCGCCCGGCCGAGACGCTGATCGCCGGCAGCCCCGGCGAATACAATTGGGGCGGCGCGGCGACGACCTCGTTCTGGATCGACCCGGCCGAGGAATTGATCACCATCTTCATGACGCAGGTGCTGCCGTCGAGCGCCTACCCGCTCCGGCGCGAGCTGCGCAGCATGGTGTATGCCGCGATCACCGAGAGCAATCTGTAA
- a CDS encoding intradiol ring-cleavage dioxygenase: protein MTQFNETELTAAVVESFDKTPNPRAKFLLQELVKSLHDYVSKTGLTFEEWEYAIDFLTRTGHKCTDTRQEFILLSDVLGVSMLVDAVNHRDREGATQTTVLGPFYVGEHKVTAHGTDISPNNQTGERMFVQSRVTDLKGKPLAGVPVDVWHADDDGFYDSQKPNYDEVGASARARFITDSDGRFFFRTILPCSYPIPTDGPVGEMIVQTNRHPMRPAHVHFLVNAKGYEPLITHVFMDGDKYLDSDVVFGVKDDLVAKVEPRNDLEMPDGTKASGQWHLMTYEFHLKPGGGMAPKPLGVKAAEPA from the coding sequence ATGACCCAGTTCAACGAGACCGAACTCACCGCAGCCGTGGTCGAAAGCTTCGACAAGACGCCGAACCCGCGGGCGAAATTCCTGCTCCAGGAACTGGTGAAGTCGCTGCACGATTACGTGAGCAAGACCGGTCTCACCTTCGAGGAATGGGAATACGCCATCGATTTCCTGACCCGCACCGGTCATAAATGCACCGACACCCGCCAGGAATTCATCCTGCTGTCCGACGTGCTCGGCGTCTCCATGCTGGTGGACGCGGTCAACCACAGGGATCGCGAGGGCGCCACCCAGACCACGGTGCTCGGCCCGTTCTATGTCGGCGAGCACAAGGTGACCGCGCACGGCACCGACATCTCGCCGAACAATCAGACCGGCGAGCGGATGTTCGTGCAGAGCCGCGTCACCGACCTCAAGGGCAAGCCGCTGGCGGGCGTTCCCGTCGACGTCTGGCATGCCGACGACGACGGCTTCTACGATTCACAGAAGCCGAACTATGACGAGGTCGGCGCCTCGGCGCGGGCGCGTTTCATCACGGACAGCGATGGCCGCTTCTTCTTCCGCACCATTTTGCCGTGCAGCTATCCGATCCCGACCGATGGCCCCGTCGGCGAGATGATCGTGCAGACCAACCGCCATCCGATGCGCCCGGCGCATGTGCACTTCCTCGTCAACGCAAAGGGCTACGAGCCGCTGATCACGCATGTCTTCATGGACGGCGACAAATATCTCGATTCCGACGTGGTGTTCGGCGTCAAGGATGACCTCGTCGCCAAGGTCGAGCCGCGCAACGACCTCGAGATGCCCGACGGCACCAAGGCGAGCGGGCAGTGGCATCTGATGACCTACGAATTCCACCTCAAGCCCGGCGGCGGCATGGCGCCGAAGCCGCTGGGGGTGAAGGCGGCGGAGCCGGCCTGA
- a CDS encoding bifunctional protein-serine/threonine kinase/phosphatase produces MTMTRGLLISIGQHSDRGRKPVNQDFHGILIPEEPLLSLKGIAAVLADGISSSTVSQIASESAVKSFLMDYYCTSESWTVKTSARRVLDATNSWLHAQTRKSQYAYDRDKGYVCTLSAMVIKATTAHIFHVGDCRIYRVAGKALEQLTDDHRIIVSSEQTYLGRALGINPQLEIDYQTVEIEAGDTFILATDGAYEFVDQRFITSAIAEHAAELDGAAKAIVDEAYRRGSDDNITVQILRVDAVPQRDSAGIFNQTFELPLPALPEPRAMFDGYRIVREIHGSSRSHIYLAVDAETEGPVALKLPSIDLRDNAAYLKRFLMEEWIARRIDSPHVLKPMSQSRRRSYLYVATEFIEGQTLRQWMLDNPRPDLETVRGIVEQIATGLRAFHRMEMLHQDLRPDNVLIDKTGTAKIIDFGSVRVAGVAEAAPKSADEEILGTVQYTAPEYFLGEGGSPRSDMFSLAAICYHMLTGHLPYGAQLAKIRGRSDAWKLRYRPAIDAERGIPGWIDGALRKALHPDPYKRHEDLSEFVFELRNPNPAYLATRTTPLLERNPLLFWKLTTAILACAVITLLAVLRLR; encoded by the coding sequence ATGACGATGACCCGCGGACTCCTGATTTCGATCGGCCAGCACTCCGACAGGGGTCGCAAGCCCGTCAACCAGGATTTTCACGGCATCCTGATTCCGGAGGAGCCGCTGCTCAGCCTGAAGGGCATCGCGGCGGTTCTCGCCGACGGCATCTCCAGCAGCACGGTGAGCCAGATCGCCAGCGAGTCGGCGGTCAAGAGCTTCCTGATGGACTATTACTGCACGTCGGAATCCTGGACGGTGAAGACCTCCGCCCGCCGCGTGCTGGACGCAACCAATTCCTGGCTGCACGCGCAGACGCGCAAGAGCCAATATGCCTATGACCGCGACAAGGGCTATGTCTGCACCCTCAGCGCCATGGTCATCAAGGCGACCACCGCGCACATCTTCCATGTCGGCGACTGCCGCATCTACCGCGTCGCCGGCAAGGCGCTCGAGCAGCTGACCGACGATCACCGCATCATCGTGTCGTCGGAGCAGACCTATCTCGGCCGCGCGCTCGGCATCAACCCGCAGCTCGAGATCGACTACCAGACGGTCGAGATCGAGGCGGGCGACACCTTCATCCTCGCAACCGACGGCGCCTACGAATTCGTCGACCAGCGTTTCATCACGAGCGCTATCGCCGAGCATGCAGCCGAGCTCGACGGGGCCGCGAAGGCGATCGTCGACGAAGCGTACCGGCGCGGCAGCGACGACAACATCACCGTCCAGATCCTCCGCGTTGACGCAGTGCCGCAGCGCGACTCGGCCGGCATCTTCAATCAGACCTTCGAACTGCCGCTTCCTGCGCTGCCCGAGCCACGGGCGATGTTCGACGGTTACAGGATCGTCCGGGAGATACACGGCAGCAGCCGCAGTCACATCTACCTTGCCGTCGATGCGGAGACCGAGGGGCCGGTCGCGCTCAAGCTGCCGTCGATCGACCTGCGCGACAATGCGGCCTATCTCAAGCGCTTCCTGATGGAGGAGTGGATCGCACGCCGCATCGACAGCCCGCACGTGCTCAAACCGATGTCACAGTCGCGGCGGCGCAGCTACCTCTACGTCGCGACCGAGTTCATCGAGGGCCAGACCCTGAGGCAGTGGATGCTGGACAACCCACGCCCCGATCTGGAGACGGTCCGAGGGATCGTCGAGCAGATCGCCACGGGGCTTCGCGCCTTCCATCGCATGGAGATGCTGCACCAGGACCTCAGGCCCGACAATGTCCTGATCGACAAGACCGGCACTGCGAAGATCATCGACTTCGGATCGGTCAGGGTCGCCGGCGTCGCCGAGGCGGCGCCGAAATCGGCAGACGAGGAAATTCTCGGCACGGTCCAGTACACGGCCCCGGAATATTTCCTCGGCGAGGGGGGATCGCCGCGGTCCGACATGTTTTCGCTGGCCGCCATTTGCTACCATATGCTCACCGGACATCTCCCCTACGGCGCCCAGCTCGCCAAAATCCGGGGACGATCGGACGCGTGGAAGTTGAGATATCGCCCGGCCATCGATGCCGAGCGGGGCATCCCGGGCTGGATCGACGGCGCGCTCAGGAAGGCGCTGCATCCCGATCCCTACAAGCGCCACGAGGACCTCTCCGAATTCGTCTTCGAACTCAGGAATCCCAACCCGGCCTATCTCGCCACGCGGACCACGCCGCTTCTGGAGCGCAACCCGCTGCTGTTCTGGAAGCTGACCACGGCGATCCTGGCCTGCGCGGTCATCACGCTGCTCGCGGTGCTTCGGCTGCGATAG
- a CDS encoding formate/nitrite transporter family protein — MSYLAPSEFVTKMVDAGESKIFMSTRDTIIRAYMAGAILALAAWFAVTINVNTGQPLVGALLFPVGFVMLYLLGFDLLTGVFVLSPLALIDKRPAVTFGGVLRNWGLVFVGNFAGAFTVAFMMAFVTTFGFTQDPDKIGTAIGNIGEGRTLGYAAHGAAGMATLFLRGMLCNWMVSTGVVGAMISTSVPGKVIAMWMPILVFFYMVFEHSVVNMFLFPSGLMLHAKFSIMDYLIWNEIPTVLGNLVGGLAFTGMTLYATHVMTQPKRQAGKTTPSRVAA, encoded by the coding sequence ATGTCGTATCTCGCGCCTTCGGAATTCGTCACCAAGATGGTGGATGCGGGCGAGTCCAAGATCTTCATGTCCACCCGGGATACCATCATCCGGGCCTATATGGCCGGCGCCATCCTCGCGCTGGCGGCCTGGTTTGCCGTCACCATCAACGTGAACACCGGCCAGCCGCTGGTCGGGGCGCTGCTGTTTCCGGTCGGCTTCGTCATGCTGTACCTGCTCGGCTTCGACCTGCTGACCGGCGTCTTCGTGCTCTCGCCGCTCGCCCTCATCGACAAGCGCCCGGCCGTCACCTTTGGCGGCGTGCTGCGCAACTGGGGCCTCGTTTTCGTCGGCAATTTTGCAGGCGCTTTCACGGTGGCCTTCATGATGGCCTTCGTCACGACCTTCGGCTTCACGCAAGACCCCGACAAGATCGGCACGGCCATCGGCAATATCGGCGAGGGCCGAACGCTCGGCTATGCCGCGCATGGCGCGGCCGGCATGGCGACATTGTTCCTGCGCGGCATGCTCTGCAACTGGATGGTCTCGACCGGCGTCGTCGGCGCCATGATCTCGACCTCGGTGCCCGGCAAGGTCATCGCGATGTGGATGCCGATCCTGGTGTTCTTCTACATGGTGTTCGAGCACTCCGTCGTGAACATGTTCCTGTTCCCGTCGGGCCTGATGCTGCACGCGAAGTTCTCGATCATGGACTATCTGATCTGGAACGAGATCCCGACCGTGCTCGGCAACCTCGTGGGCGGCCTCGCCTTCACCGGCATGACGCTCTACGCCACGCACGTCATGACCCAGCCGAAGCGCCAGGCCGGCAAGACCACGCCGTCCCGCGTCGCGGCCTGA
- a CDS encoding CmpA/NrtA family ABC transporter substrate-binding protein: MTKRIRRPSDTGLSRRQLLKATGSTAALLAAAKLNFPAGAFAQDAGPEVKGAKLGFIALSDAGPLFVAKDKGLFAKYGMPDVDVQKQASWGTTRDNLVLGSEGNGIDGAHILTPMPYLISAGKVTQNNQPTPMYILARLNLDAQCISVAKEYADLKVGADASVLKAAFEKKKAEGKSAKVAMTFPGGTHDLWVRYWLAAGGIDPDKDVETITVPPPQMVANMKVGTMDAFCVGEPWPGQLVHQGIGYTAVNTGEIWSKHPEKSLGMRAAWVDKNPKAAKAILMAIMEAQQWADKMENKEELATIMGKRQWINCPVEDIADRAKGKFDYGNAGKVVENSPHIMKYWRDHASYPFQSHDLWFMTEDIRWGKYEAGFDSKALIAKVNREDLWKDAAKTLGVASSDIPASTSRGKETFFDGKVFDPENPAAYLKSLAIKRVEV; the protein is encoded by the coding sequence ATGACCAAGCGCATTCGCCGGCCTTCGGATACTGGCCTCAGCCGCCGTCAATTGTTGAAGGCCACCGGCAGCACCGCTGCCCTTCTTGCCGCCGCCAAGCTCAATTTCCCCGCCGGCGCGTTCGCGCAGGACGCCGGCCCCGAGGTCAAGGGCGCCAAGCTCGGCTTCATCGCGCTGAGCGATGCCGGTCCGCTCTTCGTCGCCAAGGACAAGGGCCTGTTCGCCAAATACGGCATGCCCGATGTCGACGTGCAGAAGCAGGCCTCCTGGGGCACCACGCGCGACAACCTCGTGCTCGGCTCGGAAGGCAACGGCATCGACGGCGCGCATATCCTCACCCCGATGCCGTACCTGATCTCGGCCGGCAAGGTGACGCAGAACAACCAGCCGACGCCGATGTACATCCTGGCGCGGCTCAATCTCGATGCGCAGTGCATCTCCGTCGCCAAGGAATATGCCGACCTCAAGGTCGGCGCCGATGCGTCAGTGTTGAAGGCGGCGTTCGAGAAGAAAAAGGCCGAAGGCAAGTCCGCCAAGGTCGCGATGACCTTCCCCGGCGGCACGCACGATCTCTGGGTCCGCTATTGGCTCGCCGCCGGCGGTATCGATCCTGACAAGGACGTCGAGACCATCACCGTGCCGCCGCCGCAGATGGTGGCCAACATGAAGGTCGGCACCATGGACGCCTTCTGCGTCGGTGAGCCCTGGCCCGGGCAGCTGGTCCACCAGGGCATCGGCTACACGGCCGTCAACACCGGCGAGATCTGGAGCAAGCATCCGGAAAAGTCACTCGGCATGCGCGCGGCCTGGGTCGACAAGAATCCGAAGGCGGCCAAGGCGATCCTGATGGCGATAATGGAAGCCCAGCAATGGGCCGACAAGATGGAGAACAAGGAAGAGCTCGCCACCATCATGGGCAAGCGGCAGTGGATCAACTGCCCGGTCGAGGACATCGCCGATCGCGCCAAGGGCAAGTTCGACTACGGCAACGCCGGCAAGGTGGTCGAGAACTCGCCGCACATCATGAAGTACTGGCGCGATCATGCCTCCTATCCGTTCCAGAGCCATGATCTCTGGTTCATGACCGAGGACATCCGCTGGGGCAAATACGAAGCCGGCTTCGACAGCAAGGCGCTGATCGCCAAGGTCAACCGCGAGGACCTCTGGAAGGACGCGGCCAAGACGCTTGGTGTCGCAAGCTCCGACATCCCGGCCTCCACCTCGCGCGGCAAGGAGACCTTCTTCGACGGCAAGGTATTCGATCCCGAAAATCCGGCGGCCTATCTGAAGTCGCTCGCGATCAAGCGCGTCGAAGTCTGA
- the ntrB gene encoding nitrate ABC transporter permease, producing MNMPATKIEVETATPAGSAAPVVAMTPKRPPRSEAYARMVRETAVRVIPPLVVIALLTLVWELVCRRTGSALPPPSRVFKDTKELILDPFFDHGGIDKGLFWHLSASLQRVAFGYSLSAIAGIALGVLVGQSVWAMRGLDPLFQVLRTIPPLAWLPLSLAAFRDGQPSAIFVIFITSIWPIIINTAVGIRNIPQDYRNVAAVVQLNPLEFFGKIMIPAAAPYIFTGLRIGIGLSWLAIVAAEMLIGGVGIGFFIWDAWNSSHISEIILALIYVGIVGFVLDRLIAGLGKIVTRGTATN from the coding sequence ATGAACATGCCTGCCACGAAGATTGAGGTTGAGACCGCGACACCCGCGGGAAGCGCCGCGCCCGTCGTCGCGATGACGCCGAAGCGGCCGCCGCGGAGCGAGGCTTACGCGCGCATGGTGCGCGAGACCGCTGTGCGCGTCATCCCGCCGCTCGTCGTGATCGCGCTGCTGACGCTGGTCTGGGAGCTGGTCTGCCGCCGCACCGGCTCGGCACTGCCGCCGCCGTCGCGGGTATTCAAGGACACCAAGGAGCTGATCCTCGATCCGTTCTTCGACCATGGCGGCATCGACAAGGGTCTGTTCTGGCATCTCTCCGCCAGCCTTCAGCGCGTCGCCTTCGGCTATTCGCTCTCCGCGATCGCCGGCATCGCGCTCGGCGTGCTGGTCGGCCAGTCGGTCTGGGCGATGCGCGGGCTCGATCCGCTGTTCCAGGTCTTGCGCACCATCCCGCCGCTCGCCTGGCTGCCGCTCTCGCTCGCGGCGTTCCGTGACGGCCAGCCCTCGGCGATCTTCGTCATCTTCATCACCTCGATCTGGCCGATCATCATCAACACCGCGGTCGGCATCCGCAACATCCCGCAGGACTACCGCAACGTCGCGGCCGTCGTGCAGCTCAATCCGCTGGAGTTCTTCGGCAAGATCATGATCCCGGCGGCCGCGCCCTACATCTTCACCGGCCTGCGCATCGGCATCGGTCTGTCGTGGCTCGCCATCGTCGCCGCCGAAATGCTGATCGGCGGCGTCGGCATCGGCTTCTTCATCTGGGACGCCTGGAACTCCTCGCACATCAGCGAGATCATCCTGGCGCTGATCTATGTCGGCATCGTCGGCTTCGTGCTCGATCGCCTGATCGCGGGCCTCGGCAAGATCGTCACCCGCGGCACCGCGACGAACTGA
- a CDS encoding ABC transporter ATP-binding protein, whose translation MTAYLKLDHIDKIFTRGAATTEVLKDINLTIEKGQYVSIIGHSGCGKSTLLNIIAGLTNASTGGVLLENREVNSPGPDRAVVFQNHSLLPWLTVYENVRLGVDKVFAKTKTRAERDAWVMHNLNLVQMAHAKDKRPSEISGGMKQRVGIARALAMEPKVLLLDEPFGALDALTRAHLQDSVMALHQKLGNTILMITHDVDEAVLLSDRIVMMTNGPSARIGEVLEVPLARPRKRLELATSTTYLKCRQRVLEFLYERHRFVEAA comes from the coding sequence ATGACTGCCTATCTGAAGCTCGACCACATCGACAAGATCTTTACCCGCGGCGCCGCCACCACGGAGGTCCTGAAGGACATCAACCTGACCATCGAAAAGGGGCAGTACGTCTCGATCATCGGCCATTCCGGCTGCGGCAAGTCGACCCTGCTCAACATCATCGCAGGGCTGACCAACGCCTCGACCGGCGGCGTGCTGCTGGAGAACCGCGAGGTCAACTCGCCGGGACCCGACCGCGCCGTGGTGTTCCAGAACCACAGCCTGCTGCCCTGGCTCACGGTCTACGAGAACGTCAGGCTCGGCGTCGACAAGGTCTTCGCCAAGACCAAGACGCGGGCTGAACGCGACGCCTGGGTGATGCACAATCTCAATCTCGTGCAGATGGCGCACGCCAAGGACAAGCGTCCTTCCGAAATCTCCGGCGGCATGAAGCAGCGCGTCGGCATCGCGCGGGCGCTGGCGATGGAGCCGAAAGTGCTGCTGCTCGATGAGCCGTTCGGCGCACTCGACGCGCTCACCCGCGCGCATCTGCAGGACTCGGTGATGGCGCTGCACCAGAAGCTCGGCAACACCATTCTGATGATCACCCACGACGTCGACGAGGCCGTGCTGCTGTCCGACCGTATCGTGATGATGACGAACGGGCCGAGCGCGCGCATCGGTGAGGTGCTGGAGGTACCGCTGGCACGTCCCCGCAAGCGGCTCGAACTCGCCACCAGCACCACCTATCTGAAGTGCCGGCAGCGCGTGCTCGAATTCCTTTATGAGCGTCATCGCTTCGTCGAGGCCGCGTAA
- a CDS encoding MFS transporter, translating into MTKNPTWISDWRPEDEAFWNATGKTIARRNLIWSIVAEHIGFSVWLIWSIVTTKLPQAGFHYTTDQLFQLVAVPGLIGALMRFPYTFAVTTFGGRNWTIFSAAILFIPTLSLAWFVSQPDTPFWLMLLIASTAGLGGGNFASSMTNISFFFPDRMKGWALGLNAAGGNIGVSSVQLLTPILMTLAVINLFQATPVDGVFLQNAGLMWVLPIAIAVFGAVFFMNNLTTAKSSISNQLAVVKRKHTWIMAYLYIGTFGSFIGYSAAFPLLIKTQFPSVTIAIAFLGPLVGSLSRPFGGWLADRIGGSVITFWNFIVMAGATVGVLYFVGQKDFIGFLSMFLILFVTTGIGNGSTYRMIPSIFREQNLFKVRGKGDAARAAALKTASIESGAAVGFIGAVGAVGGYLIPSGFGKSIAMTGGPQLALAIYLAFYASCLGLTWWFYLRRSPQREGAPSLAEARV; encoded by the coding sequence ATGACGAAGAATCCGACCTGGATTTCAGACTGGCGCCCCGAGGATGAGGCGTTCTGGAATGCGACTGGCAAGACTATCGCGCGACGCAACCTGATCTGGTCGATCGTGGCCGAGCATATCGGCTTCTCGGTCTGGCTGATCTGGAGCATCGTCACCACCAAGCTGCCGCAGGCAGGCTTCCATTACACCACCGACCAGCTGTTCCAGCTCGTCGCGGTGCCGGGCCTGATCGGCGCCTTGATGCGCTTTCCCTACACATTCGCGGTGACGACGTTCGGCGGTCGCAACTGGACCATTTTCAGCGCGGCCATCCTGTTCATTCCGACGTTGTCGCTCGCCTGGTTCGTCAGTCAGCCCGACACGCCGTTCTGGCTGATGCTGCTGATCGCCTCGACTGCCGGTCTCGGCGGCGGCAATTTCGCCTCCAGCATGACAAACATCTCCTTCTTCTTCCCGGACAGGATGAAGGGATGGGCGCTGGGCCTCAACGCGGCCGGCGGTAATATCGGCGTCTCCAGCGTGCAGCTCCTAACCCCGATCCTGATGACGCTCGCCGTCATTAACCTGTTCCAGGCAACCCCCGTCGACGGCGTGTTCCTTCAGAACGCCGGCCTGATGTGGGTGCTGCCGATCGCGATCGCGGTGTTCGGCGCGGTGTTCTTCATGAACAACCTGACCACGGCCAAGTCGTCGATCAGCAATCAGCTGGCGGTGGTCAAGCGCAAGCATACCTGGATCATGGCGTACCTCTATATCGGCACGTTCGGATCCTTCATCGGCTACTCCGCGGCGTTTCCGCTGCTGATCAAGACGCAGTTTCCGTCGGTGACGATCGCGATCGCGTTCCTCGGGCCTCTCGTTGGTTCGCTGTCGCGCCCGTTCGGCGGCTGGCTGGCCGACAGGATCGGCGGCTCGGTCATCACGTTCTGGAACTTCATCGTGATGGCGGGCGCCACCGTCGGCGTGCTCTATTTCGTCGGGCAGAAGGATTTCATCGGCTTCCTGTCGATGTTCCTGATCCTGTTCGTGACGACGGGCATCGGCAACGGCTCGACCTACCGCATGATCCCCTCGATCTTCCGCGAGCAGAACCTGTTCAAGGTGCGCGGCAAGGGCGATGCGGCGCGCGCAGCCGCCCTGAAGACGGCGAGTATCGAGAGCGGTGCGGCGGTTGGCTTCATCGGCGCGGTCGGCGCGGTCGGCGGCTATCTGATCCCGAGCGGTTTCGGCAAGTCGATCGCCATGACCGGCGGGCCGCAGCTTGCGCTCGCGATCTATCTCGCCTTCTACGCCTCCTGCCTCGGCCTGACCTGGTGGTTCTACCTGCGTCGCAGCCCGCAGCGTGAAGGCGCGCCAAGCCTCGCCGAAGCTCGCGTTTAG
- a CDS encoding globin family protein — protein sequence MTPEQITLIQQSFAKVAPISETAAVLFYDRLFEVAPSVRAMFPEDMTEQRKKLMGMLAAVVGGLSNLDSILPAASALAKRHVAYGAKAEHYPVVGATLLWTLEKGLGEAWTPELATAWTDAYGVLSGYMISEAYGAQAQAAE from the coding sequence ATGACGCCCGAACAGATTACCCTCATCCAGCAGAGCTTCGCCAAGGTCGCGCCGATTTCGGAGACCGCCGCGGTGCTGTTCTACGATCGCCTGTTCGAGGTGGCGCCGTCCGTGCGCGCGATGTTTCCCGAGGACATGACCGAGCAGCGCAAGAAGCTGATGGGCATGCTCGCCGCCGTCGTCGGCGGCCTGTCGAACCTGGACTCGATTCTTCCCGCGGCGTCGGCGCTCGCCAAGCGTCACGTCGCCTACGGCGCCAAGGCCGAGCACTATCCCGTAGTCGGCGCGACCTTGCTGTGGACCCTGGAGAAGGGTCTCGGCGAGGCCTGGACGCCCGAACTCGCCACGGCCTGGACCGACGCCTACGGCGTGCTGTCCGGCTACATGATTTCCGAGGCCTATGGCGCTCAGGCGCAGGCCGCCGAATAG